The DNA region CCACGCCGCCGCCAAAGGTGAGGCCGTTTTGGTGATCCCGTTCGTACAGATTCTCATATCCGGCGCGGAGATAGAACATGTTGGCGAACCCGTATTCCGCGCCCAAGTTGATGCTCTCAGTCGTGTTACTGGGGTGATTGACATCACCGGCCACAGTAAGTGTGCCAAAAGAGCCTAGGCTGCGGGTGTACGCCAATCCCACCCGGAACAGCAGCGGCAGCGAATAGCTGGCGACTTTATAGTTGACCGGCACGCGGTCAAAGTTCTGCACCGCTTCGTCGGGGTCCACCACGGTGGTGAGATGGCGTCCGGCCATCTGAATGTCGGAACCGAAGTTGCTGACTGAAGCGCCCAGCCGCAGGCCCTTGAGCATGGTGTTGTAATAGACGCCGACGTCCATGGCTACGGCAGAACCGCTTTCGCTCCAGATTCGCTGATTGATATATTTTCCGGAGAGGCCGAAAGAAAAACGGTCGGTCAAGGCCATCGCGTAGCTGAGGCTGACCGCGATATCGCGGGCGCCGTATTTCTCTCCAGTCCCTTCAGGCCGCTCCACCGTGCGCACCGGGTTTTCCCCGTAGTCCAGGCTGATCAAACTCACTCCCACCGAGGAGCGGATAGCCGGAATGGGCGCCACAAAGCCGAAAAAATTATACTGCGTATCCGCCAGCCACTGACAATTCATGAATTCGATCTGAAACCCGGGCGTAAAAGCGATACCGGCTGGATTCCAATACAACGCCGTCGCATCCGCAGCCTGGGCGACATAGGCGGCGCCCATGGCCATGGCTCTGGCGCCGGCGCCG from bacterium includes:
- a CDS encoding PorV/PorQ family protein, with translation MYRKAISLVWAAMFAVTLATAQEKNQTSSQFVTDVAGVGTSAATFLEIGAGARAMAMGAAYVAQAADATALYWNPAGIAFTPGFQIEFMNCQWLADTQYNFFGFVAPIPAIRSSVGVSLISLDYGENPVRTVERPEGTGEKYGARDIAVSLSYAMALTDRFSFGLSGKYINQRIWSESGSAVAMDVGVYYNTMLKGLRLGASVSNFGSDIQMAGRHLTTVVDPDEAVQNFDRVPVNYKVASYSLPLLFRVGLAYTRSLGSFGTLTVAGDVNHPSNTTESINLGAEYGFANMFYLRAGYENLYERDHQNGLTFGGGVEYFRRGMMGFRVDYSWADWGILTNTQRFSLGLMF